In one Carassius carassius chromosome 12, fCarCar2.1, whole genome shotgun sequence genomic region, the following are encoded:
- the LOC132154388 gene encoding tripartite motif-containing protein 16-like encodes MAEARISVDQKEFMCPVCLDLLKHPVTTSCGHSYCKICITDCWDQEDQKRVYSCPQCRQTFSPRPALAKNTILAEMVEKLKKTRLSDDCEAGAGDVQCDVCTGRKYRAVKSCLVCLNSYCQNHLEQHESFFSGKRHNLTEATGRLQEMICQKHEKLLEVFCRTDQKCICVLCTMDEHKNHDTVSAAARRTEKQKQLKETQKTLQQRIQQREKDLQQLRETVESHKCSAQTAVEDSERIFTELIRSIERSRSVLIRLIRDQEKTAVSRAEGRLKRLEQEINDLRRRDAELEQLSHTQDHIQFLQSFQSLSAPPESTDRNDDLFSSLVSFDALRESVHQLRDKLEDFCKEELKKISDRVTFMNIVPRTRKDFLQYSRQFTLDLNTVNKLLRLSENNRVITDTNTVQSYPDHPDRFDVYRQVLCRESVCGRCYWEIEWSGDDVYISVSYKSISRKGRGYECLFGCNDQSWSLICSSSRDSFIHNKIKTVLPVKPISSRIGVFVDHRAGTLSFYSVSDTMSLIHTVQTTFTQTLYPGFNVYGGSSVKLC; translated from the exons ATGGCAGAAGCCAGAATTTCGGTGGATCAGAAGGAGTTCATGTGTCCAGTGTGTCTGGATCTCCTGAAGCATCCAGTGACAACAtcctgtggacacagttactgcAAGATCTGTATTACAGACTGCTGGGATCAGGAGGATCAGAAGAGAGTCTACAGCTgtcctcagtgcagacagaccttcagtccAAGACCTGCTTTAGCTAAAAATACTATCTTGGCTGAAAtggtggagaaactgaagaagacCAGACTCTCTGATGACTGTGAGGCTGGAGCTGGAGATGTGCAGTGTGACGTCTGTACTGGAAGAAAATACAGAGCTGTCAAGTCCTGTCTGGTGTGTCTGAACTCTTACTGTCAGAATCACCTTGAACAACATGAGAGTTTCTTTAGCGGAAAGAGACACAATCTGACTGAAGCCACTGGACGACTGCAGGAAATGATCTGCCAGAAACATGAAAAGCTCCTTGAGGTTTTCTGCCGCACTGATCAGAAGTGTATATGTGTGCTGTGTACGATGGATGAACATAAAAACCACGACACCGTATCAGCTGCAGCACGGAGGACAGAGAAACAG AAGCAGCTGAAGGAGACGCAGAAGACGCTCCAGCAGAgaatccagcagagagagaaagatctccagcagctgagagagactgtggagtctcataag tgctctgcacagacagcagtggaggacagtgagaggatctttactgagctcatccgctccattgagagaagccgctctgtgctgatacgactgatcagagatcaggaaaagactgcagtgagtcgagctgaaggaCGACTGAAGcgactggagcaggagatcaatgatctgaggaggagagacgctgagctggagcagctttcacacacacaggatcacaTCCAGTTCCTGCAG agtttccagtctctctcAGCACCTCCTGAATCTACAGACAGAAATGATGATCTCTTCAGTTCTCTCGTCTCGTTTGATGCTCTGAGAGAATCTGTCCATCAGCTGAGAGACAAACTGGAGGATTTCTGCAAAGAGGAGCTCaagaagatctcagacagag TAACATTCATGAACATTGTTCCCAGAACCAGGAAGGACTTCCTACAAT ATTCCCGTCAGTTCACTCTGGATCTGAACACAGTGAATAAACTCCTCCGTCTGTCTGAGAACAACAGAGTGATTACTGACACTAACACAGTCCAgtcgtatcctgatcatccagacagatttgatgtgtatcgtcaggtgttgtgtagagagagtgtgtgtggacgctgttactgggagattgAGTGGAGTGGAGATGATGTGtatatatcagtgtcatataagagcatcagCAGGAAGGGACGGGGTTATGAGTGTTTGTTTGGATGtaatgatcagtcctggagtttgATCTGCTCTTCCTCCAGAGACTCATTCATACACAATAAGATAAAGACTGTTCTCCCTGTGAAGCCCATCAGCAGTAGaataggagtgtttgtggatcacagagcaggaactctgtccttctacagcgtctctgacacaatgagcctcatccacacagtccagaccacattcactcagacGCTCTATCCTGGGTTTAATGTTTATGGAGGATCATCAGTGAAACTGTGTTGA